The proteins below are encoded in one region of Sphingobacterium sp. R2:
- a CDS encoding ABC transporter permease, with protein MIKNFIKTALRNLWKTKGYSFLNIFGLAVGIAAASLIFLWVENQLSFNDNFANKKDIYIVKSKQTYDGATYVFESTPGPFAQSIAKEIPGIKHAVRISWNSPMLFSVGDNNIFQNGVYADGSIADVLSLAFLEGDRKTAFDQVNNIVLSETAAKKLFGNRPALGKTVKTNNSEPFIIAGVIKDLPKNSSYDFHWLIPFKKFEADKDFLKNWGNNNVQTLVQVEDNANVDQINKQMMDFVKHKTNGKVTFSQNFLYPMERWITYNQFDNSGIEKEGGIKNIRLFTFIAWVVLLIACINFMNLATARSEKRAKEVGMRKVVGASRKSLIMQFLGESLVLAIISSLVAILLIYIFIRPFNTMIGQDLQVNLLAPSHLLFLTTITLACGLFAGSYPAFFLSAFKPLSTIKGTKQKAGSGSLVRKGLVILQYTASVVLIICTIIIYQQIQHNKNRDLGFDKSQVLTTALQGDMAKHLPPIKNQLLATGIVQEVGVSDMSILNINSNTSGFSWEGIDPNASILIGMLRSDEGLIPALDLKLFDGRNFHQNFVGDSTSVVINEAFAKLIKKDGLVAGNIISYGEEKFTIAGVVKNFVYNNVYADPEPMLFLPMNRDNGIMTIRTKAGVDLPDAIQQIEKVIVKNNPGFPFDYKFLDDSFNSKFKAELFVQQLSSVFALMSIIISCLGLFGLAAFATEQRAKEISIRKVLGASVSGLIQMLNREFVILVAISCIIAFPIAWMIMSKWLTNYAHHIDISWTIFIISGLTAIIIALLTISSQAFKAAIANPTKTLRDQ; from the coding sequence ATGATTAAAAACTTTATTAAAACCGCTCTTCGCAACCTTTGGAAAACCAAAGGTTACAGCTTTCTCAATATTTTTGGCCTGGCGGTCGGGATTGCTGCGGCATCGTTGATTTTTTTATGGGTTGAAAATCAGTTGAGTTTCAACGATAATTTCGCCAACAAAAAGGATATCTACATTGTCAAATCAAAACAAACATACGATGGCGCCACCTATGTATTTGAATCTACCCCAGGACCTTTTGCCCAAAGCATAGCGAAAGAAATCCCAGGCATCAAGCATGCCGTACGCATAAGCTGGAATTCGCCAATGCTTTTTTCCGTCGGAGACAATAATATATTTCAAAATGGTGTATATGCCGATGGAAGCATCGCTGATGTGCTATCCCTTGCATTTCTTGAAGGGGATCGAAAGACTGCCTTTGATCAGGTCAATAACATTGTATTATCAGAAACTGCAGCGAAGAAATTATTTGGCAACCGTCCTGCCTTGGGAAAAACCGTCAAAACAAACAATAGTGAGCCATTTATTATTGCGGGGGTAATCAAGGACCTACCCAAAAATAGCAGCTATGATTTTCATTGGCTCATCCCTTTCAAAAAATTTGAAGCAGATAAGGATTTTCTAAAAAATTGGGGAAATAATAATGTTCAAACGCTAGTGCAGGTCGAAGATAATGCCAACGTCGATCAGATTAACAAGCAGATGATGGATTTCGTCAAACACAAGACCAATGGTAAAGTCACTTTCTCACAGAATTTTCTCTATCCAATGGAACGTTGGATTACCTACAATCAGTTTGATAACAGTGGTATTGAAAAAGAAGGTGGCATTAAAAATATTCGTTTATTTACCTTTATCGCTTGGGTTGTCTTACTAATCGCCTGTATCAATTTCATGAATCTTGCAACTGCAAGATCTGAAAAAAGAGCAAAAGAAGTTGGGATGCGCAAAGTAGTTGGTGCAAGTCGCAAATCGCTCATTATGCAATTCTTGGGAGAATCCCTTGTTTTGGCAATTATTTCCTCTCTTGTTGCAATATTACTAATCTATATCTTCATCAGGCCGTTCAACACCATGATAGGCCAGGATCTTCAGGTTAATCTTTTAGCCCCCTCGCACCTGCTATTTTTAACGACAATAACGTTAGCATGTGGATTATTTGCAGGTAGCTATCCCGCATTTTTCCTTTCGGCATTCAAGCCGCTTTCAACGATCAAAGGGACAAAACAGAAGGCCGGTAGTGGAAGTCTCGTCCGTAAAGGGTTGGTCATCCTGCAATATACAGCCTCAGTTGTATTAATTATCTGTACCATTATCATCTACCAACAGATTCAGCACAACAAGAACAGGGATCTCGGTTTTGATAAGAGTCAGGTGTTGACCACAGCGCTACAAGGCGATATGGCCAAACATCTGCCGCCCATTAAAAATCAATTATTGGCAACAGGAATTGTGCAAGAAGTCGGTGTCAGTGACATGAGTATCCTCAATATCAACTCCAATACGTCCGGTTTTAGCTGGGAGGGAATAGATCCAAATGCCAGTATTTTGATTGGTATGTTACGTTCTGATGAGGGTCTTATTCCGGCTTTAGACTTAAAGCTTTTTGACGGTAGAAACTTTCATCAAAATTTTGTAGGCGACAGCACATCGGTTGTCATCAACGAAGCATTTGCAAAACTGATCAAAAAAGATGGCCTTGTGGCCGGTAACATCATCAGCTACGGTGAGGAAAAGTTTACTATCGCCGGTGTCGTCAAAAACTTCGTTTATAACAATGTGTATGCCGATCCTGAGCCGATGCTGTTTCTACCAATGAATAGAGATAATGGCATCATGACCATTAGGACAAAAGCTGGAGTAGATTTACCAGATGCCATTCAACAAATCGAGAAGGTCATCGTCAAAAATAACCCTGGCTTCCCTTTTGACTATAAATTTTTAGATGATAGTTTCAATAGTAAGTTTAAAGCTGAGCTTTTTGTACAGCAACTATCCAGTGTATTTGCACTGATGTCCATCATTATATCCTGCTTAGGTCTATTTGGTTTAGCTGCCTTTGCAACCGAGCAACGCGCAAAAGAGATCAGCATCCGTAAAGTCTTGGGCGCGTCTGTTTCGGGACTTATTCAAATGCTCAACCGTGAATTTGTCATTCTTGTAGCAATATCATGTATCATTGCCTTTCCTATTGCGTGGATGATCATGAGCAAATGGCTAACTAATTATGCACATCATATCGATATTTCCTGGACCATTTTTATCATCAGTGGTCTGACAGCTATTATCATTGCCCTATTGACCATCAGTTCACAGGCCTTTAAAGCAGCGATAGCCAATCCGACGAAGACTTTAAGAGATCAATAA
- a CDS encoding sigma-54-dependent transcriptional regulator gives MKKASILVVDDDQDLLTAARILLKPKVSHIQVEPNPENLIAHLEKIPYDLVLLDMNFKSTINTGNEGLYWLSRIKEKFPQVHVIMITAYGAVDLAVKSLKQGAADFVVKPWENEQLLATIESTLAESKNKEKKSKSSLLSSVGSPDLIGNSIVMDELQYKLEKIAPTDANILILGENGTGKDLIAQAIQRRSLRADRTYVKVDVGALTESLFESELFGYKKGAFTDAREDRQGRFEAANGGTLFLDEIGNISLQQQAKLLTVLQNRQVTPLGSYQPISVDIRLISATNVPLKQLADESRFRKDLIYRINTVEIQVPPLRERGEDIKLLADHFLDIYSKKYNKRIEGFEPDAVKKMCAYHFPGNVRELQYSIERAVIMADQLSIAGNDLFFSPIEQQIDNRVVESSPSSQNLEELERKAIKSAIERYNGNISKAAKELGLTRAALYRRLEKYDI, from the coding sequence ATGAAAAAAGCATCAATTTTAGTGGTTGACGATGATCAGGACTTACTTACGGCAGCGAGAATCTTGCTTAAACCTAAAGTCAGCCATATTCAAGTCGAGCCTAATCCGGAGAATCTTATTGCACATTTGGAGAAGATACCTTATGATTTGGTGCTTTTAGATATGAATTTTAAAAGTACGATTAATACCGGTAATGAGGGATTATACTGGTTGTCGCGGATCAAAGAAAAGTTTCCACAGGTTCATGTCATTATGATAACCGCTTATGGAGCTGTTGATCTCGCTGTAAAATCGCTGAAACAGGGGGCTGCGGATTTTGTGGTGAAACCCTGGGAAAATGAGCAGCTGCTCGCTACAATAGAAAGCACCCTTGCCGAATCAAAAAATAAAGAAAAGAAAAGTAAAAGTTCGTTGCTCAGTAGTGTGGGCAGTCCTGATTTGATTGGTAATTCCATTGTTATGGACGAATTGCAATATAAGTTGGAGAAAATTGCACCTACAGATGCCAATATATTAATATTAGGTGAAAATGGCACCGGGAAGGACCTGATTGCTCAAGCCATTCAGCGAAGATCACTGCGTGCCGATCGGACTTATGTTAAGGTTGATGTCGGGGCGCTGACAGAATCATTATTTGAAAGCGAGCTTTTTGGTTATAAGAAGGGCGCATTTACGGACGCACGTGAAGACCGTCAAGGGCGATTCGAAGCGGCAAATGGCGGGACATTGTTCCTCGATGAAATTGGCAATATCTCTTTGCAGCAACAAGCCAAACTGTTAACCGTACTGCAGAATAGACAGGTTACACCGTTGGGTTCCTATCAACCAATATCGGTGGATATACGCTTGATCTCAGCAACCAATGTTCCGTTGAAACAGCTCGCAGATGAAAGCCGTTTTCGAAAAGACTTAATTTATCGGATCAATACCGTTGAAATTCAGGTGCCGCCATTGCGTGAACGAGGCGAGGATATCAAGTTATTGGCTGATCATTTTCTCGATATCTATTCGAAGAAATACAATAAGCGGATTGAAGGCTTTGAACCGGATGCGGTAAAAAAAATGTGCGCATATCATTTTCCCGGCAACGTTCGAGAACTCCAATACAGCATCGAGCGTGCTGTTATTATGGCTGATCAGCTCAGTATCGCTGGAAATGATCTTTTTTTCTCGCCAATAGAACAACAAATAGATAACCGCGTTGTCGAATCCAGTCCCAGCAGTCAAAATCTGGAAGAATTGGAACGCAAAGCGATCAAGTCGGCGATTGAGCGTTATAATGGGAATATTAGTAAAGCAGCGAAAGAATTGGGGCTTACGAGGGCGGCACTTTATAGACGCTTGGAAAAATATGATATTTAG
- a CDS encoding ABC transporter permease, producing the protein MMSTIKLIFRQLWRNRLFTFLNVFGLAIGISACWLIFRIVNYEFSFDQHHPESEQIYKVHTSYEEKDKLDHFDGVPAPLPAYIKENFVNVELTVPIFKQYFERVSNNRGAQKIEFEDQPEIIGTTGDYFKMTPYVWLAGDKRNILKNSHEVILTESRAKLYFPNTSMDQIIGQTLSYDSTLYNVTGIVKDLALPSSFLGKEFIRIPEKEWDSTNWSNSNSNWQLFIKVKSSASLPNLIKTADKKAYEMTHAEFDKFGFKMHVNTVPLKDLHFTSFAQNSVDKKIIFGLIGIGIFLLLLACVNYINLATAQIPQRAKEIGIRKTLGESQQRISKSFLLETFCITAFSVLLSWPLLILIQTVLASYIPDQLKLYPDPFGVSLFLATLTITITLISSCYPILLTNKVKIVEVIKISNAQTLKFGNLSFRKMLIVFQFLIAQLFVISTCIIGLQLKHALQSNYGFDKDAIITLRFPSKSYQDSNVDPFVFKQAIKQIAGVEQVSLGHLPMSSEHWGNALFAKSDTGRVQADVQMKFVDQDNFKLYNFKMLAGRPLQLADTSTGIVLNLASVQKLGFKSAEHAVGSFVTYTDKQRQIVGVTDNFHTKNLHAAIQPVVMLSSIKKWELSRISIKLNTNSTTWPETLKQIEKEWKKYYPKAPFKYDFYDQQIKELYSSDLKFSKIINLFTSTTILISCLGLIGLVTITTVQRTKEIGIRKVLGSTVLGIIGLLSKDYVKLILISILIATPIAWWAMHKWLDDFAYRIDLSWWMFIIPAAATLLIAFFTMSYQSIKAARANPVDSLRDE; encoded by the coding sequence ATGATGAGCACGATTAAATTAATTTTCAGACAACTATGGCGCAACCGTCTTTTCACATTTTTAAATGTATTTGGGCTTGCCATCGGAATAAGTGCCTGTTGGCTAATTTTCCGCATCGTCAATTATGAATTTAGTTTTGACCAGCATCATCCGGAAAGTGAGCAGATTTACAAAGTCCATACTTCCTATGAGGAAAAGGATAAATTAGATCATTTTGATGGTGTTCCCGCACCATTACCGGCATATATCAAGGAAAACTTTGTCAATGTTGAACTGACAGTCCCCATCTTTAAACAATACTTCGAGCGTGTCAGTAATAATCGCGGCGCGCAGAAAATAGAGTTTGAAGATCAGCCCGAAATCATCGGTACCACGGGAGACTATTTCAAAATGACACCTTATGTTTGGTTAGCTGGCGACAAAAGGAATATACTAAAAAATAGCCATGAAGTCATCCTGACAGAATCGCGGGCTAAATTGTACTTCCCAAATACGTCAATGGACCAAATCATAGGACAGACTTTGTCCTATGATAGTACATTATATAATGTCACCGGTATTGTAAAAGATTTAGCGCTTCCAAGCAGCTTTTTGGGCAAAGAATTTATCCGGATTCCAGAAAAGGAATGGGACAGTACAAACTGGAGTAATTCAAATTCAAATTGGCAGCTCTTTATTAAGGTAAAATCATCGGCTTCTCTTCCTAACCTCATAAAGACAGCCGATAAAAAGGCGTATGAGATGACGCATGCCGAATTTGACAAATTCGGATTTAAAATGCATGTAAATACAGTACCCTTAAAAGACTTACATTTTACTTCTTTCGCCCAGAATAGTGTGGATAAGAAAATCATATTTGGACTTATTGGCATTGGTATATTCCTCCTCCTATTGGCCTGTGTCAATTATATCAACCTGGCTACTGCACAAATTCCTCAGCGGGCGAAGGAGATTGGTATTCGTAAAACATTGGGTGAAAGCCAACAGAGGATCAGCAAATCCTTTTTATTGGAAACCTTTTGCATTACGGCTTTTTCGGTACTTTTATCATGGCCTTTACTTATTCTCATTCAAACAGTTTTAGCATCCTATATTCCCGATCAGCTCAAGCTATATCCAGACCCCTTTGGCGTATCGCTATTTTTAGCAACACTTACCATAACGATTACCTTAATTTCCTCATGTTACCCAATTTTACTGACAAATAAAGTCAAGATTGTTGAAGTCATTAAAATCTCGAATGCGCAAACGCTCAAATTTGGCAATCTTTCTTTTCGAAAAATGCTCATTGTTTTTCAATTTTTGATTGCCCAGCTATTCGTTATTTCAACTTGCATCATTGGTCTACAGTTGAAACATGCCCTACAGAGTAACTACGGCTTCGATAAGGATGCGATCATTACCCTACGTTTCCCGAGTAAAAGCTATCAGGACAGTAATGTTGATCCTTTTGTTTTCAAACAAGCGATCAAGCAGATCGCAGGCGTAGAGCAGGTTTCCTTGGGGCATCTGCCCATGAGTAGCGAACATTGGGGAAATGCCTTGTTTGCAAAAAGTGATACGGGACGGGTACAAGCCGATGTACAAATGAAGTTTGTCGACCAAGATAACTTTAAGCTCTATAATTTTAAAATGCTTGCTGGCCGCCCGCTGCAATTGGCCGATACGAGCACAGGCATCGTGTTAAACTTAGCCAGCGTTCAAAAATTAGGTTTTAAATCTGCTGAACATGCTGTAGGGAGCTTTGTTACGTATACAGATAAACAGCGTCAGATTGTGGGGGTGACGGACAATTTTCATACAAAAAATCTCCATGCAGCCATTCAACCTGTCGTCATGCTGAGTTCCATTAAAAAATGGGAATTAAGCAGAATAAGTATCAAACTCAACACTAACTCAACTACCTGGCCGGAAACTTTAAAACAGATTGAGAAAGAATGGAAAAAATACTATCCAAAAGCCCCATTTAAATATGATTTCTATGATCAGCAAATCAAAGAACTTTATAGCAGTGATCTAAAATTCTCGAAGATCATCAATCTATTTACGTCGACGACAATTCTCATCAGCTGCCTGGGATTGATCGGTTTGGTTACGATCACCACGGTACAACGTACAAAAGAAATTGGTATTCGAAAAGTGTTGGGAAGTACAGTACTGGGAATTATTGGATTATTATCAAAAGATTACGTCAAACTTATACTCATTTCTATTTTGATTGCTACTCCAATTGCTTGGTGGGCGATGCACAAATGGTTGGATGATTTTGCGTATAGGATAGATCTATCCTGGTGGATGTTTATTATTCCGGCTGCCGCAACCCTACTTATTGCATTTTTTACAATGAGCTACCAATCCATAAAAGCAGCACGTGCAAACCCGGTCGATAGTTTAAGAGATGAGTAA
- a CDS encoding efflux RND transporter periplasmic adaptor subunit — MDRPLEKKKWNSKRIMTIVGVAGLVGLISASFYFTSGKSKLNVEADRISIVEIKNGNFQEFIPINGTVLPISSIYLDASVGGRVEEKFVEDGAILKKGDAIMRLSNTDQELTLVQQETQVLNLLTQSQIAQTNAQQASINNRNQMADVEQAYREAERVYNLNKKLLAEKAIGTQEFEKSKNEYNYQKERVNLTKQILKQDEISNAQKTNQDKQTYQRTQSALELMKRKIGDLIVRAPVDGQLTAFDAEIGQNKNAGERLGQIDVLTGFKVRADIDEHYINRIFPDLQGEFAIGDKTYKLRIKKVYTQVTNGRFQVDMEFINDVPKGIRRGQTLQIRLALSDETKALLLAKGGFYQQTGGNWIFKLDKNGSTAYRVDIQLGRQNPEYYEVIKGLQPGDKVIVSSYETYDKVQELNIKK, encoded by the coding sequence ATGGACAGACCTTTAGAAAAGAAGAAGTGGAATAGCAAACGTATCATGACTATTGTGGGGGTTGCTGGATTAGTTGGATTGATCAGCGCCAGTTTCTATTTTACCTCCGGCAAAAGCAAACTGAATGTTGAAGCTGACCGCATCTCTATTGTCGAAATAAAAAATGGAAACTTTCAGGAATTTATCCCTATAAATGGTACTGTGCTTCCTATTAGCAGCATATACCTCGATGCTTCTGTTGGTGGACGCGTAGAAGAAAAGTTTGTAGAAGATGGCGCTATCTTAAAAAAAGGGGATGCAATCATGCGTCTTTCCAATACCGATCAGGAGCTTACCTTGGTACAACAAGAAACACAAGTGTTGAATCTATTGACACAGTCCCAAATAGCGCAGACCAATGCACAACAAGCATCGATTAACAATCGCAATCAAATGGCTGATGTGGAACAAGCCTATAGAGAAGCAGAACGTGTCTATAACCTCAATAAAAAATTACTAGCTGAGAAAGCCATTGGCACACAAGAGTTCGAAAAATCAAAGAACGAATACAACTATCAAAAAGAGCGGGTCAACTTGACCAAACAGATCCTAAAACAGGACGAAATCTCCAATGCGCAAAAAACTAATCAGGATAAGCAAACTTATCAACGTACACAGAGTGCATTGGAACTGATGAAAAGAAAAATTGGTGATCTGATCGTTAGAGCGCCTGTTGACGGACAATTGACAGCATTCGATGCAGAAATCGGACAAAACAAAAATGCAGGAGAACGGTTGGGACAAATAGACGTTTTAACCGGGTTTAAAGTTCGCGCTGATATTGATGAACACTATATCAACCGAATTTTCCCTGATTTACAGGGAGAGTTTGCTATCGGCGATAAAACCTACAAACTCCGTATTAAAAAAGTGTATACACAAGTTACCAATGGTCGTTTCCAAGTTGACATGGAATTTATCAATGATGTTCCCAAAGGGATCCGTCGTGGACAAACTTTGCAAATACGTTTAGCGTTAAGTGACGAGACAAAAGCATTATTACTTGCAAAAGGAGGATTCTATCAACAGACCGGTGGTAACTGGATCTTCAAATTGGATAAAAATGGAAGCACAGCATATCGTGTGGATATCCAACTTGGAAGACAGAATCCGGAATATTATGAGGTCATCAAAGGTCTTCAACCGGGAGATAAAGTTATCGTATCAAGCTATGAGACTTACGATAAGGTTCAAGAACTGAATATTAAAAAGTAA
- a CDS encoding ABC transporter ATP-binding protein: protein MIKITNLQKYYRTEEVETVALNNLNIHVKEGEFVAVMGPSGCGKSTLLNIIGLLDDLDEGSYLFNEIEVAKFKERGRSDLRKHNIGFVFQSFNLIDELTVFENVELPLVYTNVPAAERKKRVEEVLEKVQIMHRRNHFPQQLSGGQQQRVAVARAVVNNPKLILADEPTGNLDSNNGNEVMQLLTELNEAGTTIVMVTHSEHDAKFSDRVIRMLDGQVIMETTSV from the coding sequence ATGATCAAAATTACCAACCTTCAAAAGTATTACCGCACTGAAGAAGTTGAAACCGTCGCATTAAACAACCTGAATATTCATGTCAAAGAGGGCGAGTTTGTTGCTGTAATGGGGCCTTCGGGCTGTGGGAAATCGACTTTACTCAATATCATTGGCCTCTTGGATGATTTGGACGAAGGAAGCTATCTTTTCAACGAGATTGAAGTTGCCAAATTCAAAGAACGTGGTCGCTCAGATCTTCGCAAACATAACATTGGTTTTGTATTTCAGAGCTTCAATTTGATTGATGAGCTGACTGTATTTGAAAACGTGGAACTTCCACTGGTTTATACCAATGTTCCAGCTGCAGAACGCAAAAAACGTGTAGAAGAAGTTTTGGAAAAAGTGCAGATCATGCACCGTCGCAATCACTTCCCACAACAGCTTTCCGGAGGTCAACAGCAACGTGTGGCTGTCGCTCGTGCGGTTGTCAATAATCCCAAACTGATCCTTGCCGATGAGCCTACGGGTAACCTCGATTCCAATAACGGTAACGAAGTTATGCAACTCTTGACTGAATTGAACGAGGCCGGCACAACCATCGTCATGGTAACACACAGTGAGCACGATGCAAAATTCTCTGACCGTGTAATCCGCATGCTAGACGGACAAGTGATTATGGAAACAACTTCGGTATAA
- a CDS encoding PAS domain-containing sensor histidine kinase, producing MRHGKILNAIKIVVLLIAALLSAYLLIKREYVQAALIFCVMLYLGFNLYAQYNFLARQLIEFSEAVKYRDFTRRFLVKNTQSVEGKLFLAFNQINETYKDISIKQEIQHQYLDRVINMLNSAIIFYERDSGKVMWVNDAFKQLFHLPHLGNIAGLKKKNNDLYEKTMLLENGQQQMESVQSSKGKIKLLIQSSSFETQDALFRIVVYQNINEAIDETETKAWHKLLRVLTHEIMNSIAPISSLAETLNGRLDHFKGTEDIDDLKTGISTIKRRSEGLLHFAKSYRMINKVDQPQLAPIQISQLFEHIYQLLEPTLIQKNIDVDIILKNTRLILSADVNLIEQVIINLMLNAIDAVKNREDAYISLSALEVDGKVQIRIEDNGAGIPADLQEQIFTPFFTTKKTGTGVGLTLSKQIMLLHKGTIFLNSTEGQGSVFVLQF from the coding sequence ATGCGGCACGGAAAAATACTAAATGCGATAAAGATCGTAGTACTGCTGATCGCGGCTCTTCTAAGTGCTTATCTGTTAATAAAGCGCGAATATGTACAGGCTGCGTTGATCTTTTGCGTCATGCTTTATCTCGGTTTTAATTTATATGCACAATATAATTTTTTAGCCCGGCAATTGATTGAATTTTCTGAAGCCGTCAAATATCGTGATTTTACAAGACGTTTCTTGGTGAAAAATACCCAATCTGTGGAAGGAAAGCTTTTCCTTGCTTTTAATCAGATCAACGAAACCTATAAGGATATCAGCATCAAACAGGAAATTCAGCATCAGTACTTGGATCGTGTAATCAATATGTTAAATTCTGCGATCATCTTCTATGAAAGGGATAGTGGTAAGGTGATGTGGGTCAACGATGCATTTAAACAACTATTCCATTTACCACATCTCGGAAACATAGCAGGACTGAAGAAAAAAAATAATGATCTTTATGAAAAAACCATGTTGCTTGAAAACGGACAGCAGCAGATGGAGTCCGTTCAGTCAAGTAAAGGAAAAATAAAGCTATTGATTCAGAGCTCAAGCTTTGAGACACAGGATGCTTTGTTTCGCATTGTGGTATACCAAAATATCAATGAAGCAATTGATGAGACCGAGACAAAGGCATGGCACAAGTTATTACGTGTACTGACACATGAAATCATGAATTCCATAGCTCCAATCAGCTCACTTGCTGAAACCTTGAACGGTCGTTTGGACCATTTTAAAGGGACTGAAGATATTGATGATCTAAAAACAGGCATTTCCACCATCAAACGCCGTAGCGAAGGACTTTTACATTTTGCGAAGAGTTATCGTATGATCAATAAGGTCGATCAGCCTCAGCTAGCGCCTATTCAAATTTCCCAATTATTTGAACATATCTATCAGCTGCTTGAACCAACCTTGATCCAAAAAAATATTGATGTTGATATTATTCTGAAAAATACACGGCTAATCTTATCTGCCGATGTCAATTTGATCGAGCAGGTTATTATCAACTTAATGTTGAATGCAATAGATGCGGTTAAAAATAGGGAAGACGCCTATATTAGTTTATCTGCTCTTGAAGTAGACGGAAAGGTGCAGATTCGGATTGAAGATAACGGGGCAGGAATTCCTGCCGATCTTCAGGAACAGATCTTTACGCCATTTTTTACAACAAAGAAAACCGGTACAGGTGTGGGCTTGACGTTAAGTAAGCAGATCATGCTGTTGCACAAGGGAACGATTTTTCTGAACAGCACCGAAGGGCAGGGAAGTGTTTTTGTACTCCAGTTTTAG
- a CDS encoding TolC family protein yields the protein MKRVYIYSTLCFLLSYAKAGAQQTEQRLTERVAGTATIAAVDDKQITKRSLAECIQLAIKANPTLLQNELDVRRAEVNLAQAKANRLPDVDASLQHSLTSGRSQDNSTLQYISSNNSTGNFSLGASLPIFRGFRLFHDIRMRADAKTAGKLTFDTQINALKLDVITAYIQSLTAQDILRQSEMQTEVTREQVRRAESMHKEGAINPGDYFDLKGQLANDVNTIENNRQLLYSSRVKLAALLNMDENQLGELENLGIKESGQRLDAKQLYEMAVDQLPDIQALDYRIKVAERDIKIAKSYYYPSLSLSAGLGSNYSKLGIQGTYWSQMRNNVGKYISLNLSVPIFNHLQVYNNVRLAKLDLQTARFQKEIQQNVLRSATSNAVFNLQNASNMITQLRSQNENYAESFRIAKVVFELGNSNSVIFLTAKNKFDNSQIQLVVKQYEWLLQKYINDYYAGSLNL from the coding sequence ATGAAGAGAGTCTATATATATAGTACATTATGCTTTTTATTGAGTTATGCCAAGGCAGGGGCGCAACAGACGGAGCAGCGACTAACGGAAAGAGTGGCTGGGACAGCAACAATTGCAGCTGTCGACGATAAACAAATTACCAAGCGGAGCTTAGCTGAGTGTATTCAGTTGGCAATAAAGGCCAATCCAACCTTATTGCAGAATGAACTCGATGTGAGGCGTGCGGAGGTGAATTTAGCACAGGCTAAAGCGAATAGACTTCCCGATGTTGATGCAAGCCTACAACATAGCCTAACATCAGGAAGATCTCAGGATAATTCGACCCTTCAATATATTTCATCCAACAACTCAACAGGCAATTTTTCTTTGGGCGCAAGCCTTCCAATATTTAGAGGGTTCCGTTTATTTCACGATATCCGGATGCGTGCTGATGCAAAGACTGCCGGTAAATTGACTTTTGATACGCAGATTAATGCGTTAAAACTGGACGTTATTACCGCTTATATCCAAAGCTTAACTGCTCAGGATATATTGCGGCAATCAGAAATGCAGACTGAAGTAACCCGAGAACAGGTCAGACGTGCGGAGAGTATGCATAAGGAAGGTGCAATTAATCCCGGGGACTACTTTGATCTGAAAGGACAACTGGCAAATGATGTCAACACGATTGAAAATAATCGTCAGTTACTATACAGTAGCCGTGTGAAGCTTGCAGCCTTACTCAATATGGATGAAAATCAATTGGGCGAATTGGAGAATCTTGGAATAAAAGAGAGCGGGCAACGACTGGATGCGAAACAGCTCTATGAAATGGCTGTTGATCAATTGCCCGATATACAGGCACTGGATTATCGGATCAAAGTGGCGGAGCGGGATATAAAGATTGCAAAATCATACTATTATCCATCCTTGAGTCTGAGCGCCGGTTTAGGTTCAAATTATTCTAAATTGGGGATTCAAGGAACCTATTGGTCACAAATGCGTAATAACGTAGGAAAGTATATTTCGCTCAATCTTTCTGTTCCGATTTTTAATCATTTGCAAGTTTATAACAACGTGCGCTTGGCAAAATTAGATCTGCAGACGGCTAGGTTTCAAAAAGAGATCCAGCAAAATGTTTTGCGGTCGGCGACATCCAATGCTGTTTTTAACTTGCAGAATGCAAGTAACATGATTACACAATTACGTAGTCAAAATGAAAACTACGCGGAATCTTTTCGTATTGCCAAGGTAGTTTTCGAATTGGGAAACAGTAATTCAGTGATTTTTTTGACGGCGAAAAATAAATTCGACAATAGCCAGATTCAGTTGGTCGTCAAGCAGTATGAATGGCTGCTGCAAAAATATATCAATGATTATTATGCAGGCTCGTTGAATTTATAG